The Chitinophagaceae bacterium DNA window CCTCTGCCCGGCTGGGAATCTCAAATTAAAATGGCTCCAAAGCTCAGAAATCCTGACTCTTATAAGTTGCCTGATAAGTTGAAGGCAAAAGTTGGGGGAGTACTGATTTTTCTGTACAACTTTGAAAAAACACCTTATGTCTTGTTAATGAAAAGACCGGATTATCAAGGTGTTCACAGCGGTCAGGTTAGTTTTCCGGGCGGCAAAAAAGAAGATTCTGACCGGAATATTATTGAAACGGCCATTCGTGAATTTTCTGAAGAAACAGGTGTGAGTAAAAGTAATTTGACAATAATTGGCAGTTTATCTGAATTGTATATACCCGCCAGCAACTTTTATATTTACCCAACCATTGCCTACAGCACTCAAAGACCGGAAATGAAACCGGATAAAAAAGAAGTAGCTTATCTGCTTGAAATTAAAGTAAGAGATTTGATTAATGACAATTTGGTAAAAGATAAAAAAATTACGGCAGTTAAAAATTTTGAGTTAATTGCTCCCTGCATAGAGATTAACAATGAAATAATTTGGGGGGCAACTGCAATGGTAATTAGTGAATTTAAAACTATATTGCAGGAACTGCGTTTATCATAAAGCTTTGTTGTTTCTCACTTTAACAGCAGCTTAAATTGTCTATACTCAATAATTAAACTAACTTTGCCGTTAATTTTCAAAAATTTAAATCATTTATAGTTAATGGAAGCATTGATAATGGTAGCCCAGCTTCTTTTGGGATTAGGCCTTTTGGTATTTGTCCATGAGTTAGGTCACTTTCTCGCAGCAAAAGCGTTTGGAATAAAAGTTGAAAAATTTTACGTTTTTTTTGACTTTGGAAATACAAAAATTTTCAGTAAAAAAGTTGGTGATACAGAATATGGAATCGGTTGGTTTCCATTAGGAGGGTATGTGAAAATTGTAGGGATGGTAGACGAATCCATGGACAAAGATCAGTTAGAAAAGCCTCCTGAAGACTATGAGTTCAGATCAAAACCTGCTTGGCAAAGATTTATAGTTTTAGTTGCCGGTGTGGTTATGAATGTTATCGTCGGTATTTTGATTTTTGCCGGTTCTACTCTTTATTTTGACAAGGAATATGTGCCCATAAGTGCTGTCGAAAATGGCATCTATGCACATGAAATAGCCAGAA harbors:
- a CDS encoding CoA pyrophosphatase — encoded protein: MKLEDLVNFLTKRLKEPLPGWESQIKMAPKLRNPDSYKLPDKLKAKVGGVLIFLYNFEKTPYVLLMKRPDYQGVHSGQVSFPGGKKEDSDRNIIETAIREFSEETGVSKSNLTIIGSLSELYIPASNFYIYPTIAYSTQRPEMKPDKKEVAYLLEIKVRDLINDNLVKDKKITAVKNFELIAPCIEINNEIIWGATAMVISEFKTILQELRLS